The stretch of DNA CGCATGGTTTCAATAACTCGATGGCAGTTTTTTGAAGTATCAAAACCAGGACCTAGACCAATCATCAGCTTAGCCCAGGGGCGAAAATCTTCAGCATAGTGTTTGATCATGCGGGCATCCACAATAATATCAGGGGCTAATTTGCATAATTGTTCAGCTTCATCTTCAAAGACGGGGATATAGCTCCAGGGGGTTGGCTGAGGAAGCTCATATTTTTGAATGCTTTTTGCCAGAACACCCTGGACTGTGGTTGATCCATCCATGATGGCATCACTGAAAGTGACCGGTCTTCGGATGGCCAGAGGTGGCGAGATATCAGACATAAACACAGAAAACCCAACCCGGTGGAGCAAATGAGCGACGCCACTGCCCAGCTCTCCGGCTCCCCTAACCCACACAATAGTTTTATCGAACATTGACAAACTCCAGATAATAGTCCATATCCAACCCAACCCCTTCATCTGCCACATCGACAAACAAAGTTTCCTGACGAAAA from Candidatus Neomarinimicrobiota bacterium encodes:
- the yqeB gene encoding selenium-dependent molybdenum cofactor biosynthesis protein YqeB encodes the protein MFDKTIVWVRGAGELGSGVAHLLHRVGFSVFMSDISPPLAIRRPVTFSDAIMDGSTTVQGVLAKSIQKYELPQPTPWSYIPVFEDEAEQLCKLAPDIIVDARMIKHYAEDFRPWAKLMIGLGPGFDTSKNCHRVIETMRGHDLARVISDGRSSKDTGIPGVVGGETSRRIVRAPQAGRVTWQVEFGQIVGQDQQLGSIDNSISILAPLDGIVRGLISHHTPVIKGMKIGDVDPRGASVEYLHISEKARAIASGVFEAIVLYLKAQSRA